TTTCATGATTTCCTCCCACCCTATGGGTTAAGGACAGCAAAGTTGCTGTCTGTTGTTTTTTGTTTCATATCAACAGTATAACTCATTGGGTGGGATTTCTTATGCTAAAAATCGCTCAAACTAGGGTATATATTCAGGTGAGGCATGTGGATGTTTGCTCATTGATAAATATAAATAAAGGGAACCATTACAAGAAGTTGTTTTTTTAAACTAATTTATTACTTTAAGTTTTCTTGACTTTTTATATAATGCTATGTTAAATTTAGAATGTATTACTGATTTGGCCGCTGCCCTTAACTGGTTTGTTTTGAGAGAGTTTTGAAATTTCTAGGATCGCTACTAGATGACGACGGAACATAAGGATAATAAGGGAATATACAGCAGGAGGAGTATGAAGAGTAGCCCAAAGAACCTCAAAATGAGGAGCCGTGGATTATCTTCAAGGGAACTGCGGAAAGGCAGTTTTCCTTCTGCGAAAGGACTGAATAACCCTATTGATTTCGACCAGCTTCTTGAATCAGGAAATGAAATGCTCTCCAAGAAGAATTTCAAAGAAGCCATCGAGCGCTTATCCAGGGCGGTGAGCCTCCAGCCAGACCATTCTGGAGCATGGAATAACCTGGGAAACGCATACGAGGCTATGGCCAGTTATGACGCGGCCATGGAGTGTTACAAGAATGCCCTATCTGCAAGAGAGGATTCTCCCATTTCCTGGTTCAACCTTGGGAACATCTACGAGACCCTGGAAAGATTTGACGAGGCGATCCACTGCTACAGGAAAGCCCTGGAACTGGACAACAGCATGCATGAGGCCTGGATAAACATCGGCAATGCCAGGGGTGCACAGAGTGACCAGGTCAAAGCCATCGAAGCCTATAAAATGGCGATCTCGCTGAAAGAGAATTCCGCCGAGGCATGGTTCAACCTCGGCAATTCCTACATCGCCATAGAGAATTTCGAGGAGGCTGTAAACAGCTATCTAAGAGCCGCATCCATCCTCCCCGATCTCCATTATATCTGGTACAATCTGGGATACTCCTATTTCAGACTGGATGCCGTTGGCGCTGCCATCGATTGTTATAAGAGAGCCTTTGAATTAAACGGCCATGATTACGATGTCATTTACAATCTCGCCAGCGCCTATCTTGAGAACGAGAACTATGACGAAGCCCTTTTATACTTCACAAAGGCGCTCGATATAAAAACAGCAGATCTTGAATTATGGAATAATCTCGGCAATTGTTATTACTTCCTTCAGAGATACGGCGACGCTATCGATGCCTACAGGAAAGCCATCAAGCTTGACGGCCAGAATCATGGGATCTGGAACAACCTGGGAGCAGCCTATGATAAGATTGGAGAATACAAAAAGGCTATCGATTGCTTTTCAAAGGCGATCAAGCTTAATCCCGATAAAGCCTCCTATTTCATCGGCAGAGCCATAACCTATCTAAGGAAAGGAGAAAAAAGGCTCGCCCTCGAGGATATGGAAAGAGCCTTCATCCTCGACTCGGAAAGAAAGATGATCTTACCCGCCATCCCCGATATCCTCTCCCTTGTAGAAAACCATGCCGAGTTCAAGGGGATGGTCGACCAGATTAAGAAGATGCAGAAGGATCATCATCCTTGACTCCTTACGTTCTTTTTCATGATCGCACAGCCATCCTTTTTCATATGTCAGAGAGTCTGATCGAAAAATTCTCAAGACTGGAGCACAGGGGGCAGGTCCCGGCGACCCTCTTCCTTGAAACGGAGTCATATTCGGAAAGAGCATCCCTCTTTCTCGTGAGGGATGGGAAGCTTATCGGGTGGCATTCAAGGAATTTCCCATCATTTCCACATGGAAATGATATCAGGGAAATAACGCTAACCATGGATGCAGAGCCCCACCTTTTTCATTCCCTTCAGAGGGGAAGAATTACTCTCTTCAAGGTCCCCGCACGGTGGAAGAAATATAAACTCCTGAATCCAGACGAGCAAGACATGTTTTGTCTCTCCATCCCATTGAAATACGGGACCAGGCTCTTTGGAGCCTTCCTTTGTTTCAAGGGAGAGGAATTTTCACGATCGGAGATGGAAAAGATCAAGGAAGCATCTCTCTGCGCGGCGGAATTCTCCGTTACCCTCCCCCCTGCTCCTTCGAGACAGAAGAACGAATTCCAGGAAGAAATGCGGCATAACAACTCATCTGAAATGAAATTACCGGTCTCATGCTCTTTCACTGAAGACAAGGCGATGAGCCTGCTGGAACCAGATGGCGAAGAGGAAGCAGCGGTTTTTAAGGCGCGGATGTATGCCAGGCTGCTCATCAATAATATCAAGCTTTACAATGAAGAGCGTGTCATCATGGGCCGCATGAAGAAAGACCTCAAGATCAGACTGAAAGACGAGATCGAGAAAGCGGAAAGACTTTACAGGAGCAGGATCCCTGAGGAGATAAAACAGAAAGAAGACTTCTTCGAAAAAGAACTCATCATGAATCTGGCCGGCGGCGATAGATCCGCACTGGGAAACACCTGAACCAAATCCAGACTTTTTGAACGATTTCTTCCATTTGGGCTTGTGATAAAACCCGAAGGTATTTCTTTCATCGGGACTCCTGCCTTGAAGTATAATATTTTTCAAACATTGAAGGGCTTGAATGAAAAGATTGGGCTTCCTGATAGTCTTTCTGGTTATCGCGATTGCTCTGTCGCTCTACTTCCTCATGCAAAAAGAGCTCTGGACTGACGAAGCCAAGGCACCCGGGATCTACTACGAAGCCCTTGATGATCTCTCCAGAGGGAAGACGGAAGCAGGAATTGAAAAGTTAGTCCGGCTCATGAGAAAGTATCGCTCGAAGACATGGCATAAGAGATGGAGCTTCATTTCAGGATACTGGAGCCTTGAACTCGGAAAACCCGGGGAAGCTCGCAAACATTTCAGGGCATCCTATGAGGAGAATGATCCGCTCTTCCTCCATGTTCTCTACTTCAAAGCTGTTTCTGCTCTTCGGGCCGACGAGAGGAAGGAAGCTGAGGAGAGCCTATCATTGATTCTCCAGGGCGATGCCAATAATAAATTCTTCGAGGAATCTTTTCATCTTCTCATGGACTCAATGCTGGCCTCGGGTAAATTGAAAGAAGCACGAGAAATCTTAAAGAGATACGGCAACAGGGTCAAAAAGGAAAATCCCAGCAGCGTTCTTTTTAAAGAAGCATCCCTTCTTGAGCGAGAGGGGAAAAAAGAAGAATCCACAAAGATCTATAAAGACATCTACTGTCTTTATCCGCTGTCGCCTGAATCAGAAACCGCGGGAATTCGTCTACGGATTAAAGAAAACTCTCAAGGAAGCTGGGAGGAAGGTGACATCTCTCTTCTCCTTAAGAGAGGACAGCTTCTCGAGAAAGATGGATTGTACGAAAGCGCGCTGGATAACTACCGGTACATCATCACGATCTTCCCCGAGAGCAAAGTGGACGCCCGGCTCAATCTGAGAATGGGGCTGGCATTGTATGGCCAGAGGCGAATGCAAGAAGCATTATCGTACCTCCAGAAGGCAAAAAAAGATCAAAGAGTTTCTTCAGAGGCAAAATATGCACTGGCCAGAATCGACCTCAACAGAGGGCGTATCCATTCCTTCCTGAAGGCGATGAAAGAACTTTCCGATCGGGAGCAAGGCAAGGAAACAGGTGCCAGTGCCCTTTTCGCACTAGCAGAATACTACGACAATCATGGTGACTGGCGAGATGCTCTTCTCCTTTTCAAACGATATATATCTCTCTACCCGAATGGGGAGAAGAGAGAAAAAGCTCTCTGGAGAACAGCCTGCCTGCTCTACATCAATAACGATCACGCGGAATCCTTCTCTCATTTTCACAGGATCATTGCTGACAAAGAAAATCCATATCTCGTTCCGGCTCTGTACTGGGCAGCAAAGTGCCAGGAAAAACTGAAGAATTATCATGAGGCGGCAAAGCTCTATTCCGAAGCGGAAAGGAAAAGTGCAAAGAGCTATTATGGTATCCGGGCAAGGGAAAGATTAAAATCGCTCCCACATATCCCCACATCCTCTGAGAAAACAAACGAGAGATCTGAAAGAACCGAGGAGATCGACGCCGCATTCCTCTTCGCTCTCGATGCTGCAAGGGAACTCTTTGCCATGGATCTTGATGATATGGCTTTCGATCAGCTCCTCTTTGCCTGCAGGAAGATAAATGGAAGGAAGATTCTCCCGTTTATAAGATCTACGGAGATGCTCCTGGAGCAGGGAGACAGAGAGAAAGCCGTGGAACTCCTAAAGATTGGGTCGTCCAACTCGTCTTTCCCGTCGGAAATCCCCGATCATCTCCTCAGGCTCCTCTACCCTCATGATGGCAGCGAAGAGATATGCCAAATAGCTAGATCTTTTTCCCTTGACTGCAATCTCATCCTCTCCCTGATCCACCAGGAGAGTTCCTTCAACCCTTCGGCCATATCGCGGGCGGGAGCCATAGGATTAATGCAGCTCATGCCAGATACCGGCGAAGAAATAGCCAGGCGCCTCGGAAAGATGAACCATTCCACATCGATGCTCTTCAGGAAAGATTACAACGTTCTTCTGGGATGCAGCCATTTTGCCAGGATCTGGAAACACTTTGACGGTTCTCTGGAACTTTCCCTTGCCGCTTACAACGCGGGAGAGGCCAATGTCGAGAAATGGAAGCGATGGATCTCCAATCGGGAGATCGATGTCTTTGTGGACAATATCCCGATCTTCGAGACCAGAAACTATATCAAGAGAGTCATTAGCAATTATCAGATCTACAGGGAACTATACGGAAATTGAGGAATGAAAATCCCCCTGTTACTCCTGGCCATTCTGCTGCTGCTACTAACGGAGGGTTTCTTCTCTGGAAGCGAGATCGCAATCGTCTCCTCCGACCGGATCAAGATAAAGTTACTTGCGGATCAGGGTGTCCGGAGAGCCTCCCTCATCCTGAAGCTTCTTGAAAAACCTGAGAGGCTGCTCGCCACCACGCTAATCGGAACGAACATCTCTGTTATCAGCTCCTCGTTCGCCGCCAACGAACTCTTTGCAACGCTCTTCGGAAGACGGTATTCCGGCTTTGCTATCCTCTTCCTTGTGCCGCTGGTGCTTCTTTTTGGAGAGACTATCCCAAAATCGATCTCTCGGAACAATGCGGAGGGGATTGCCCTGATTTCCATATACCCTCTTTCGGCCATCCTCGTCCTCCTCTTCCCGCTCGTCTCCCTGACGGGGACATTTGCCATGTTGTTCTTCGGGAAGGACCGCATACTGGAAAAAAGGAAAAATCCATTCGTGACGAGGGAAGAGCTTAAAATCCTCCTGCAGAGCGAAAAGAATCTGAAGGAGAGATATGAAACAACCTTCGTTAACAGGATCATCGACTTTGCCGCTGCTGCTGTGAAGGATCATATGACCCCCGCCTTCAGAATCGTTTCCGTCCCCAGGGATTCCAAGATAATCGAAGTGGTCTGCACGATTCGCGAGTCGGGATTCACTAGGATCCCCGTCTATGAGAGAGAAAGAGGAAACATCATTGGTCTGGTTGATGCCAGGGATCTCCTCGAGAGCAAGGAGGATGATGAGACAATCGAGTCGAAGATAGGTAAGGTCCTGGTCATTGCCGAAGATGAGAGAATCCAGGATCTCCTGAAGGATTTTCAGAAAGAGGGATGTCATTTCGCCGTCGTCAGAAACCAGCAGGGAGAGGTTACAGGAATCATCACAATCGAGGATATCCTGGAAGAGATCGTCGGCGAGATCTTCGACGAGTTCGACAAGCCACCGGAGAAACATTCTTCCCTTTGATTCTTCCCTGTTTTCGTTATAAATTAAGATAAAGAAATATGGACAAAGAAAGGGAGTTTTTTTATGCCAAGAAAGAAGAAGGAAAAGAGCAAGAAGGAAAGGATCAAGGAACAGCTTGAACTTGTCAAGAAGCTCAAACAGAAGAAGCAGGAGGAGAGAGAATCCTTCGAGATGAGGTACAGAGGGAAAGGGGTCACCAACAAGGTTCATTCCCATGGAGAACATCACGACAAGTTCACTCCCGGACATCACGGAAACAGGTAAAGATCTGTTTCCCACTTTCAGCGTCAGAAGAGGTGCAACATGATCCAAAAATCCTTAAAGACGGTCCTCTTTCTGCTTTTCGTGACTGCTTCAGCATTTGCCGCAGAGAACTTCAGGCTGGAAAAAGTCAGTGAAAGCGTCTATGCCACGATCCCTGTCAGCGGAGGCATGGCTTTCGCGAACTCGACTTTTATCGTTCTAGATGATGGCATCCTCGTCGTTGATTCCCAATCCTCCAGAGAACTTTCCGAAGAAGTGATCGCCATGATAAAGAAGACAACCGACAAACCGATCAAGTATCTCGTGAACACCCATTTTCATGGAGACCACATTGCAGGAAACACCGCTTTCTCTCCCGACGTCAGATTGATCGTACATCCCAGAACGCTTGACAGATTCACTCAAGACAAGGTCCCCGCGAACTATCCCATCATAACGGTCACAGCTGAAATGGACTTCGTCTATCCCGGCAAGAAGGTGCAGATACTATGGATGGGGAGAGGGCATACGGAAGGCGATCTCATCGTTTATGTGCCAGGGGAGGAGGTGATCATCACCGGAGACCTCTTCTTCAATCAGATAATTCCTTACGCGAAAGACAGCCACATAGGACAGTGGCTTGCCACCATACAGAGAATAATGTTGAATCTCAAGTTTCAGAAGATAATCCCGGGCCATGGAGAGGTAAGCGGCCTAACGGAGTTCAGACAGTTTCGGGAGCTCCTGGCCTGGGCCAAGGCGGTGGCAGATGCGGAGATCAAAAAAGGTACGATGCGAGAGAAGATCATCGAGAGAGCAAAAGAGACGGAACTTTATAAGACACGCATCGTCAACTACCGGAACCAGGAGGGGCTCTCCGACCTGCTGGACATTGCGTTCCAAGAAATTCAGAGATCAAGAGGAAACAAACAGAACGTCCAGCAATAATCCACAACATTCATCTCTCATGCGTCAATATCAGGGAGTGTATTGCAGTAATATCCTCATCGCCGGGGAGTCGTATCCCTCCAGAAGAAAGATGATTGAGAGAACCATCAGGACGGCAAGCAAAATAATGAGCGGCATCCTGATGAGAAGATGGATGGAGAGGATCCCGTCTTTTTCCTTCCGGTTCCTCTCGAGGAGCCTGAAAACCAGGGCAAAGGGAAACACCGCGGAGACCCAGGCGGTGAAATTCACGAGTGGAACTCCTCCAAGAAAAGGGTTCAAGCCCTCATTCCAGATCCACAACCCATGATGAGTGGCATAAGGGTCGAGCTGAAGGTCTAAAAAAAGCGCAAAGACTGTCAATGTTAAGGCAAAGGAGAAGGGTTCAAGCCATCTCGACCACTCTCCAGTTCTCTCACAATTATCTAAACGATCGCGCTCTTCCTTGAATAGCTGTCCCGCGAGGAAACGACAGGAATAAAAGACGTTGCACCAGCCGAGTGTCGTGAAGAGGGGAGCAGGCAGAAAGGGCAGATAAACATGGAAGCCTTCTTCCTTGAAGAAACCAAGAAGGATCCCCCCATTTTCAAGGATGCCCCCATAGAGAAGGCCGACGACAAAGAGGGCAAAGCTTGCATCCATCCCCTCGTAATAGAGACAGTGAAGAAGGTAGAATAGGAAGGCGAGGCCGGTGCTAATCTCAAACCACAATTTGACGTCGATTTCTTTATATGGGACATTGCGTCTTAAGAGAATGATACCGAGCAGGACGAGAAAGAAAATGAAAAAGAATGATGCCACGAGAAGATATCTTCTCTTCCCACATTTGCACTTCTTTCTTACATGGACAACGAAAGCAAGCAGGGCTGCCGATAGGGGGAAGATGGCCATCCAGGAGAGTATCCGCTGAGAGAGTGAGAAAGATCGGAGCTGTGCGTCAAATATGGAGAGAGCGTTCAAGGCAAAAATCCAGAGAGGAAGGAGGGACCAGAATTCTGAAAAGATTTTGAGATTGTCGAGCTTCACAGAAAAAAGCCATTATCAGAAAATGTCAACGGGGAGAGTTATCTTTAGCACCTCTGGCCGCGTTTTCTCTTTCCCGTCTTTTCAGCAAATACCCGATTTTGTTTCGAAGAGAATCGTATAATTTTCGCACCCACCTGCTCTCGGATGCCAGGAGAGAGATCCCTGCCAGAGTGAGAAGAATCCCCTGAAGGATGGGAAGAAGGAAACCAACTAGCCCGGCGATGAGAAAGATACAACCAGATGTAATCTTGAATGCTCTCCAGAATATCCTGTTGGACATTTTCCCCTCATTTTCCATACGGCAGGATTAACGAAATTTAAAATCCTGACAAAGCTTCCGGACAGATCTCACCCTTATGGATGATCCTCGCATCTCCCTCCAGGAATATATCCCGGATCTCTTGATCTTTCCTCCTGAAAAAGACCCTGAGATCTACAGTGGACCTGGTGTAAAGTTTGACAGGAGAACGAACATTCTTCGTCAGAGCGGCATGGATGGCAGCAGCTATGCACCCCGAACCGCAGGAAAGGGTTTCTCTTTCGACTCCTCTTTCGAAAGACCTGATGGTTACAGCGCAATCTCTCTCAAACCTTATAAAGTTGACGTTTGTTCCGGCCGGTTCGAAACTCTTGTGATGCCTCAGAGCTCTTCCGTAGAGATAAAGATCAAGTGTTTCGATATCCTCTGCCTCTGTGACGAAATGAGGGACACCGATATCCATGATCGCTCCATGCCACTTTCTGCCGGCTGCATGTACCGATGCTACGGATCGGTAATTCCTGAAGCCAGGGATGCTAACGGAGACCCTGTCTCCCTGCACGACAGCTTCGTGAACGCCATCGTCTCCTCTGAACCGAAGCTTTCTCCCCGCCATTCCATTGAGATAGGCATATCTGGATGCGCATCGACTTCCGTTTCCGCAGAATCTTGACCTGCTCCCATCAGGATTGAAGAACCTCACCTGAAAATCATATCTCTCTGATGGGAAGAGGACTATGACTCCGTCCCCACCTACCGATAGAGATCTCTGACAGACCTTTCTCATGAAATCTTTCCCCAGTCTGCCTACTGCCCTGTCCCTCCCATCGAGAACGATGAAATCATTCCCCGCTCCTGACATCTTCCAGAATGGAATGGTTTTCATTCTATCTCTCTCTTATCAGATTCGATGGGTAACAGAGGAGATTCGGAAACATTCTCCGAAGGAGCACTTTCGTTCGGGACCTTTGCCGAATCGAATGCAGTTACGAAGTAGCTGTACCTCATTCCGGAAATGACATTGCCATCGGTATAGGAAGTCATCTGTTCGGGAAGGGTAGCGATCATCCGAAACTCCTCTTCCTCCTCTGTCTTTCGATAGATCCTGTATCCCGCAAGATCGTTCTCGTCATTGGGGAACCAGAATAGTCTTATCATCTTCTCATCGGCCACGACTGCAAGACCGGATGGGGCGCCCGGCGGGAAAGAATCAACGGCACTGACCTTGACGATGTTGGAATCCTCGCTTTCCCTGTATGGCACGGTGGCGTTGTATAGCTCTCGAACTGAGTAAAGATAGTCTTTTCCGGAAACCGAGCTCCTATCAATAAAAGAATTACCGGTAACAGGACTTTCATTTAGCGGGACAAGAAGGAACCTCATTTTTCTCTTCATTAACCGGTCCGGTTCCTCGTCTGGAGAACTATCCTCCGGAGAAATCTCGGTTCTATAAACATTGAAGAGTCGATCCGATCCTTGAAGGCTATCCGATTCTGGAGACTCCCATGAAAGCCTGATCCCTTCTTCCTCTACATGGGCGGAAAGACCATGAGGGGCCGATGAAGGCTTCACGATTACGATGGGAAGGATCTCCGAGAGTGGTGAAACTTTCTTTCGCCTGTTCATAAGCTGCACGGCATAATAGAATCGACGACCCGTCGCCTTATCTCCGAATGCATCAAAGATATTTTGTTCCAGAATGATTATCCTATCTACCGTCGCTTTCTCGAGCACCTCTGGAGAAAAGGTTTGATCGAGTCTGGCTTTCTTGAGAAACTCATCCATGGAGATGCTTCTCGACTCCCCGCTTTCTTCCGCTTCGGAAATGAAAAGCAAAAGTCTTGCCACGGGAGTTTCCACAAGAGGAGAACCATCCGTATTCTTCCCGGGAAGGAGGAAGCTGATCATGACCATCTCTCCTCGCTGGCTTATCTTGAAATCCGCACATTTCTCTGGAGCCGCAACGATTGGAGGAAGAGAGGGTCCCCTCTTCCCGCATGAAAATAATGGAATTAAGCACAGGATGAGGAAGGCAATTATGATCGCAA
The Acidobacteriota bacterium genome window above contains:
- a CDS encoding transglycosylase SLT domain-containing protein, with the protein product MKRLGFLIVFLVIAIALSLYFLMQKELWTDEAKAPGIYYEALDDLSRGKTEAGIEKLVRLMRKYRSKTWHKRWSFISGYWSLELGKPGEARKHFRASYEENDPLFLHVLYFKAVSALRADERKEAEESLSLILQGDANNKFFEESFHLLMDSMLASGKLKEAREILKRYGNRVKKENPSSVLFKEASLLEREGKKEESTKIYKDIYCLYPLSPESETAGIRLRIKENSQGSWEEGDISLLLKRGQLLEKDGLYESALDNYRYIITIFPESKVDARLNLRMGLALYGQRRMQEALSYLQKAKKDQRVSSEAKYALARIDLNRGRIHSFLKAMKELSDREQGKETGASALFALAEYYDNHGDWRDALLLFKRYISLYPNGEKREKALWRTACLLYINNDHAESFSHFHRIIADKENPYLVPALYWAAKCQEKLKNYHEAAKLYSEAERKSAKSYYGIRARERLKSLPHIPTSSEKTNERSERTEEIDAAFLFALDAARELFAMDLDDMAFDQLLFACRKINGRKILPFIRSTEMLLEQGDREKAVELLKIGSSNSSFPSEIPDHLLRLLYPHDGSEEICQIARSFSLDCNLILSLIHQESSFNPSAISRAGAIGLMQLMPDTGEEIARRLGKMNHSTSMLFRKDYNVLLGCSHFARIWKHFDGSLELSLAAYNAGEANVEKWKRWISNREIDVFVDNIPIFETRNYIKRVISNYQIYRELYGN
- a CDS encoding PGPGW domain-containing protein, with amino-acid sequence MSNRIFWRAFKITSGCIFLIAGLVGFLLPILQGILLTLAGISLLASESRWVRKLYDSLRNKIGYLLKRRERENAARGAKDNSPR
- the dapF gene encoding diaminopimelate epimerase, producing the protein MKTIPFWKMSGAGNDFIVLDGRDRAVGRLGKDFMRKVCQRSLSVGGDGVIVLFPSERYDFQVRFFNPDGSRSRFCGNGSRCASRYAYLNGMAGRKLRFRGDDGVHEAVVQGDRVSVSIPGFRNYRSVASVHAAGRKWHGAIMDIGVPHFVTEAEDIETLDLYLYGRALRHHKSFEPAGTNVNFIRFERDCAVTIRSFERGVERETLSCGSGCIAAAIHAALTKNVRSPVKLYTRSTVDLRVFFRRKDQEIRDIFLEGDARIIHKGEICPEALSGF
- a CDS encoding MBL fold metallo-hydrolase, with translation MIQKSLKTVLFLLFVTASAFAAENFRLEKVSESVYATIPVSGGMAFANSTFIVLDDGILVVDSQSSRELSEEVIAMIKKTTDKPIKYLVNTHFHGDHIAGNTAFSPDVRLIVHPRTLDRFTQDKVPANYPIITVTAEMDFVYPGKKVQILWMGRGHTEGDLIVYVPGEEVIITGDLFFNQIIPYAKDSHIGQWLATIQRIMLNLKFQKIIPGHGEVSGLTEFRQFRELLAWAKAVADAEIKKGTMREKIIERAKETELYKTRIVNYRNQEGLSDLLDIAFQEIQRSRGNKQNVQQ
- a CDS encoding fibronectin type III domain-containing protein codes for the protein MISFLLPGKNTDGSPLVETPVARLLLFISEAEESGESRSISMDEFLKKARLDQTFSPEVLEKATVDRIIILEQNIFDAFGDKATGRRFYYAVQLMNRRKKVSPLSEILPIVIVKPSSAPHGLSAHVEEEGIRLSWESPESDSLQGSDRLFNVYRTEISPEDSSPDEEPDRLMKRKMRFLLVPLNESPVTGNSFIDRSSVSGKDYLYSVRELYNATVPYRESEDSNIVKVSAVDSFPPGAPSGLAVVADEKMIRLFWFPNDENDLAGYRIYRKTEEEEEFRMIATLPEQMTSYTDGNVISGMRYSYFVTAFDSAKVPNESAPSENVSESPLLPIESDKREIE
- a CDS encoding carotenoid biosynthesis protein, with protein sequence MNALSIFDAQLRSFSLSQRILSWMAIFPLSAALLAFVVHVRKKCKCGKRRYLLVASFFFIFFLVLLGIILLRRNVPYKEIDVKLWFEISTGLAFLFYLLHCLYYEGMDASFALFVVGLLYGGILENGGILLGFFKEEGFHVYLPFLPAPLFTTLGWCNVFYSCRFLAGQLFKEERDRLDNCERTGEWSRWLEPFSFALTLTVFALFLDLQLDPYATHHGLWIWNEGLNPFLGGVPLVNFTAWVSAVFPFALVFRLLERNRKEKDGILSIHLLIRMPLIILLAVLMVLSIIFLLEGYDSPAMRILLQYTP
- a CDS encoding tetratricopeptide repeat protein, coding for MKSSPKNLKMRSRGLSSRELRKGSFPSAKGLNNPIDFDQLLESGNEMLSKKNFKEAIERLSRAVSLQPDHSGAWNNLGNAYEAMASYDAAMECYKNALSAREDSPISWFNLGNIYETLERFDEAIHCYRKALELDNSMHEAWINIGNARGAQSDQVKAIEAYKMAISLKENSAEAWFNLGNSYIAIENFEEAVNSYLRAASILPDLHYIWYNLGYSYFRLDAVGAAIDCYKRAFELNGHDYDVIYNLASAYLENENYDEALLYFTKALDIKTADLELWNNLGNCYYFLQRYGDAIDAYRKAIKLDGQNHGIWNNLGAAYDKIGEYKKAIDCFSKAIKLNPDKASYFIGRAITYLRKGEKRLALEDMERAFILDSERKMILPAIPDILSLVENHAEFKGMVDQIKKMQKDHHP
- a CDS encoding hemolysin family protein, translated to MKIPLLLLAILLLLLTEGFFSGSEIAIVSSDRIKIKLLADQGVRRASLILKLLEKPERLLATTLIGTNISVISSSFAANELFATLFGRRYSGFAILFLVPLVLLFGETIPKSISRNNAEGIALISIYPLSAILVLLFPLVSLTGTFAMLFFGKDRILEKRKNPFVTREELKILLQSEKNLKERYETTFVNRIIDFAAAAVKDHMTPAFRIVSVPRDSKIIEVVCTIRESGFTRIPVYERERGNIIGLVDARDLLESKEDDETIESKIGKVLVIAEDERIQDLLKDFQKEGCHFAVVRNQQGEVTGIITIEDILEEIVGEIFDEFDKPPEKHSSL